The candidate division WOR-3 bacterium genome contains a region encoding:
- a CDS encoding helix-turn-helix transcriptional regulator, which produces MQNTQAKPMKEIMYRESRIAKALGEPAKYSIINFLVSNGPANVTEIAKAVHRHIATVSFHLAKLKALEIVRFEEKSDGTYYWIKYPKEIRNILKALNAFVKRTLKRVYEDI; this is translated from the coding sequence ATGCAAAACACTCAAGCAAAACCTATGAAAGAAATTATGTACCGAGAATCTCGTATTGCCAAAGCATTAGGTGAACCAGCCAAATATTCTATAATCAACTTCTTAGTCAGCAATGGTCCTGCAAATGTTACAGAAATTGCAAAAGCAGTACATAGACATATTGCTACAGTTTCCTTTCATCTAGCGAAACTGAAAGCCCTTGAAATCGTCAGATTTGAAGAAAAATCAGATGGTACCTACTACTGGATAAAGTATCCCAAGGAAATTAGAAATATTCTTAAAGCATTAAACGCATTTGTTAAAAGAACATTAAAGCGAGTCTATGAAGATATTTGA
- a CDS encoding MGMT family protein → MKDKRTFYQIVETKLGNFTIIWCEQGTKIKIAEIILPKFSIKYLKKKYRGISPGRHKKIERIATKIKEYISGKKTSFTLNILDLKRLKNFQRKVLSLTSKIQRGKVESYGSIAKKLGIPKGARAVGQALAHNPFPIIIPCHRVIKSDGSIGGFGGNVNLKRKLLKIEGVGIK, encoded by the coding sequence ATGAAGGATAAGCGGACTTTTTACCAAATCGTGGAAACCAAACTTGGGAATTTTACCATTATCTGGTGTGAACAAGGGACTAAGATAAAGATCGCAGAAATTATCCTGCCTAAGTTTTCCATAAAATATTTAAAGAAAAAGTATCGTGGAATTTCGCCGGGAAGGCACAAAAAAATAGAAAGAATTGCAACAAAAATTAAGGAATACATTTCTGGTAAGAAAACAAGTTTTACATTAAACATCCTTGATTTAAAACGCTTGAAGAATTTTCAAAGAAAAGTATTATCTTTAACCAGCAAAATTCAAAGAGGCAAAGTTGAGTCTTATGGTTCCATTGCAAAGAAATTGGGAATCCCTAAAGGAGCAAGGGCAGTTGGACAGGCACTTGCACATAATCCTTTTCCCATTATAATACCCTGTCATAGGGTTATAAAATCAGACGGTTCAATCGGTGGCTTTGGCGGTAATGTTAATTTAAAGAGAAAATTATTAAAAATTGAAGGAGTCGGCATAAAATGA